The following are encoded together in the Vicia villosa cultivar HV-30 ecotype Madison, WI unplaced genomic scaffold, Vvil1.0 ctg.000397F_1_1, whole genome shotgun sequence genome:
- the LOC131627729 gene encoding uncharacterized protein LOC131627729 — MATDASVSSIKIMNQDLVKLDRFDGTNFTCWQDKMTFLLTTLKIQYVLDPDLEEIPQPTANDTDEIKKERKKRKEDELLCRGHILNTLSDRLYDLYTDTASAKEIWKALEFKFKAEEEGTKKFLISKYFDFKMLDSKPILAQVHELQVLVNKIKAVKIDVPEAFQVGAIISKLPPSWKVYRKKLMHSSEDLSLEKLHKHLRIEEETKDREKTESAGFAKENTVAAKGKKKYDGTKNYLGPKKDFNRHNKPKTEVNVVHVNDDIIATVSEIMAIKGKVQGWWYDTCATVHVSYDKAAFKTYTKVNDGQEVKMGNEVRSRVVGTGSV, encoded by the exons ATGGCCACTGACGCTTCTGTTTCAAGCATCAAAATCATGAACCAGGACCTTGTGAAACTAGATCGTTTTGATGGAACAAACTTTACCTGTTGGCAAGACAAAATGACTTTTCTCCTAACTACTCTGAAAATTCAATATGTCTTGGATCCTGACTTGGAGGAAATTCCACAACCAACTGCGAATGACACCGATGAAATCAAAAAGGAGAGAAAGAAACGTAAGGAAGATGAATTGTTATGTCGTGGACATATTCTGAACACATTGTCCGATCGTCTCTATGATCTCTACACTGATACCGCATCTGCAAAGGAAATCTGGAAAgcacttgaattcaaatttaaggccgaagaagaaggtacgAAAAAGTTCTTAATATCTAAATACTTTGACTTTAAAATGTTGGATTCCAAGCCTATTCTTGCACAAGTACACGAGTTACAGGTTCTCGTGAATAAAATAAAGGCCGTAAAAATTGATGTTCCTGAAGCTTTTCAAGTTGGTGCAATCATATCAAAATTGCCACCTTCATGGAAAGTATACAGAAAGAAATTGATGCATAGTTCTGAGGATCTCTCATTGGAGAAACTTCATAAACACCTTCGAATCGAGGAAGAAACGAAGGATCGTGAAAAGACCGAGTCCGCTGGATTTGCAAAGGAAAATACTGTTGctgcaaagggaaagaaaaaaTATGATGGCACAAAAAACTATCTTGGTCCAAAGAAAGATTTTAACAG GCACAACAAGCCCAAAACTGAGGTTAATGTTGTTCATGTCAATGACGACATAATCGCTACTGTAAGTGAAATTATGGCCATCAAAGGAAAAGTCCAAGGATGGTGGTATGACACATGTGCAACTGTACATGTATCTTATgataaagcggcattcaaaacctATACCAAAGTCAATGATGGACAGGAAGTGAAAATGGGAAATGAAGTGCGATCAAGAGTCGTTGGAACAGGATCCGTCTAA